A stretch of Aspergillus nidulans FGSC A4 chromosome VI DNA encodes these proteins:
- a CDS encoding uncharacterized protein (transcript_id=CADANIAT00009728) has protein sequence MALAAEWSCYAILRRGLRVLWNPKAAQRRSYSLSLPYCYAILLMTLSTILHWLISQSIFLGAVASACHLNYDLNLEYEVRQVDSHPPEEDMMYSPVKWGAIAVDGEVGHSRVRIDE, from the exons ATGGCCCTTGCCGCTGAGTGGAGCTGCTACGCAATACTACGCAGGGGCCTGCGTGTCTTGTGGAATCCTAAGGCTGCCCAACGCCGAAGCTATTCCCTGTCCCTGCCGTACTGCTATGCTATCCTACTCATGACCTTGTCCACAATCTTGCACTGGCTGATATCCCAAAGCATATTTCTT GGAGCTGTAGCCTCGGCCTGTCACCTCAACTATGACCTGAATCTGGAATACGAGGTGCGGCAGGTTGATTCCCATCctccagaagaggatatgaTGTATTCGCCGGTCAAGTGGGGAGCTATTGCTGTCGATGGCGAGGTGGGCCACT CCAGGGTCAGAATTGATGAGTAG
- a CDS encoding uncharacterized protein (transcript_id=CADANIAT00009727) yields MSRNLVTTSIESLTGSQIAKTILASRSFSKGIKQITGLTLYPDSDACAELKDEHGVQIVEHKPGDLDAMPATKKAGIPNVCLISSAGCDLAEREAQPLLRSVIYLEAMVMEAKGDASTETGHSPVVIR; encoded by the exons ATGTCCCGCAACCTCGTCACTACCAGCATAGAAAGTCTAACGGGGTCTCAAATCGCCAAAACCATCCTCGCGTCGCGCAGCTTCTCCAAAGGCATCAAACAGATCACAGGCCTAACCCTCTACCCAGACTCAGACGCATGCGCGGAACTCAAAGATGAGCATGGCGTGCAGATCGTTGAACACAAACCCGGCGATCTAGATGCCATG CCCGCCACTAAGAAGGCGGGTATCCCCAATGTTTGCTTAATCTCGTCCGCTGGGTGTGATCTTGCCGAGCGCGAAGCGCAGCCGCTGCTGAGGAGTGTAATCTATCTCGAGGCGATGGTTATGGAGGCAAAGGGTGATGCCAGCACGGAGACGGGACACAGCCCGGTTGTAATTCG TTAA